A segment of the Kineosporia corallincola genome:
TTTCTGGTCAGTGGTTCTCGACGGTGATCCAGGAACGCTCGCGCGCGGAGGCCAAAACGGCGTCGGCGAGCCGGACCGCCCGCAGGCCGTCGGTGAAACGGGGCAGGCCGTCGGTGTTCTCGCCGTTGATCGCGGCGTGGGTGTCGCGCACCAGGGCGTTGAAGCAGTCCTGGTAGCCCTGCGCGTGGCCGGCCGGGAGCACCGCATAGGGGGCGGCGGCGGCCGAGAGGGTCTGCGGGTCGCGCACGTGCAGCAGGCTGCCCTCGCGCCGGCCCTCCCACAGCTGCTCCGGGTTCTCCTGGTCGAACGCCAGCGTGGCGGCCGAGCCGGAGATCTCCAGCGACAGGCGGTTCTTGCGGCCGGCCGAGACCTGGCTGATCACGGTCGAGCCGAGCACCCCGGCGTCGGTCTCGAACTGCACCACCGCGACGTCCTCGGTGTCGACGGCGCTGGTCGAGCCGCGGCTGCCGTTGACCGTGGCGAGCCGGGCCGACAGGGCCGTGATCCGGCTGCCGGTGACGAACTCCAGCAGGTCGCACCAGTGCGAGCCGATGTCGGCGAACGCCCGGCTGGGGCCGCCGGTGGCCGAGGAGACCCGCCAGTTGTCGTCGTCGGCGCCGAGCAGCCAGTCCTGGAGGTAGCTGCCGTGCACCACGTTCAGGCGGCCGACCTGCCCGGCGGCGACCCGGGCCCGGGCCTCGCGCACCATCGGGTGGAACCGGTACACGAACGGCACCACGGCCACCCGGCCGGAGTCGGCGGCGGCGTCGGTCACCTTCACGGCCTGCTCGACCGAGACGGCCAGCGGCTTCTCGCACACCACGTGTTTGCCGGCGGCCAGGGCGGCCAGCGTGATCTCGGCGTGCACGGCGTTGGGCGCGCACACGTGCACGACGTCCACCTGGTCGGAGGAGACCAGGCCGGACCAGTCGGCGAAGGCCTGGCCGGCGCCCAGGGCGCGGGCGCCCTCGCGAGCCTGCTCCAGGGTGCCGCTGGCGACGCCGGTGAGCTCACCGCCGCCGGCCGCGATCGCCCGGGCGTGCACCTGGCCCATGAAGCCGGTGCCGACGATCCCGTGACGCAACCTCGCTGGTACGTCTGCAATGTCCGTAGTCATGCCGTCCTGCCCCTGTGCTTCTCCGGCGTCGCGCCGGACCGGTTGCGACGAGTCTGCGATCCGTCAATCCGTCGTTCAACGACTGAATTACGCCGGGTCAGGGAATTAATCAGGCCCTGGTCGACGGAATTGGGGCCGCGCCCGGCGGTTCCACGGACGCGGTGGGTAGGGTCTGCGGACGTGAGCGAGGTGCGTGCGTCCGGTGTTCCCGAGCGGCTGCCCGAGACGGTGTGGCTCCAGGTGCCGCCGCTGTCGGCGCGGGTCAGCCCGGAGACGATCGCGAGCACCCTGGCCCGGCTGATCTCCAGCGGCACCGCCACCTCCAAGGCCGACCTGGGCCGGGTCACCGGCCTGGCCCGCTCCACCGTGGACACCGGCATCCGGGCCCTGGAGTCGATCGGCGCGGTGCGGGTGGGCGGTCTCCAGCACCTGGCCGGGCGGGGCCGGCCGGCCGAGGCCCTGGAGATCGCCCCGGACTTCGGCCGGGTGCTGGTGGCCGACTGCGGGGCGCAGCAGGTGCGGCTGGCGGTGTTCGACCTCGGCCAGAACCTGCTCGGCTCGGCCGACCTCCAGCTGGCCATGGCGGACGGGCCGGGCCCGGTGCTCGACACGCTGACTGGTGAGGCGGCCCGGCTGCTGGCCGGGATCCCGGGCGGGGCAACCCGTCTCATCACGGTGGTGGGTCTGCCCGGGCCGGTGGACGACCGGCACGGCACCGTGGTGCGGCCGCCGATCATGCCGGGCTGGGACGGGTACCGGGTGTCGGGGCACATCCGGGAGCGTCTGGGTGGCCGGGTCACCCTGGAGAACGACGTGAACCTGCGGGCGTTGGGCGAGGCCCGGGCCCGTCCGCCGTCCCCCGGCCCGTTGTTGTTCGTGAAGATCGGCACCGGCATCGGGGCCGGTCTGGTGACCGCGGACGGCCAGCTGCTGAGGGGCGCGGACGGTGCGGCCGGGGACATCGGCCACGTGCGGGTGCCCGACGCCACGGCGGTCTGCGCCTGCGGCAACACCGGCTGCCTGGAGGCCGTGGCCGGGCTGGGCGCCCTGAGCCGGGCCGCGGCCGGGCCGGCGGGCGGGGGCCCGGACGCCGCGGACGACTTCCTGCGCGCCCTGGTGCACCGGGAGCCGGCGGCGCTGGAGGCGGTGCAGCGCTCGGCCACCGCGATCGGTGAGGTGCTGGCCTCGCTGGTGCACATGTTCAACCCCTCGCACATCGTGCTCGGCGGGCGGCTGGCCGAGGCCACCGACGAGCTGCTGGCCGGGGTGCGCAGCGTGGTGTACCGCCGGGCGCTGCCGCTGGCCACCCGCAACCTGACGATCACCGGCTCGCTGCAACCGGACGACGCGGGCTGCGCGGGCGGGTTCGTGATCGGGGCCGAGCAGTTCCTGCGGCCGGAGGTGCTGCTCGAGAGAATGGCCGAATAAGGTCGCCAGAAAGCCTAATCCGGCGCTTTTCCCGCACCGGCGCGCGGGCTAGCGTCGGGCGCATGGACCAGACCCCCGCCCGGCAGCCCGTCACCCTGTTCACCGGCCAGTGGGCCGACCTGCCGTTCGAGGAGGTCGCCCGGCTGGCCGCGAGCTGGGGCTACGACGGCCTGGAGATCGCCGCGTCGGGCGACCACCTCGACCTGCGGCGCGCCGACGAGGACCCGGCCTACGTCCGGAGCCGCCTGGACATCCTGGACCGGCACGGGCTGAAGGTCTACGCGATCTCCAACCACCTGGCCGGGCAGGCGGTCTGCGACGACCCGATCGACTTCCGGCACGAGGCGATCCTGCGCCCGTACGTGTGGGGCGACGGGGACGCCGAGGGGGTGCGCCAGCGCGCGGCCGAGGACATGAAGCGCTCGGCCCGGGTGGCCCGCAAGCTCGGGGTGGACACCGTGGTCGGGTTCACCGGGTCGAGGATCTGGCCCTACGTGGCGATGTTCCCGCCGGTTCCGTCGTCCGTGATCGATGCGGGTTACCAGGACTTCGCCGACCGCTGGAACCCGATCCTCGACGTGTTCGACGACCAGGGTGTGCGGTTCGCGCACGAGGTGCACCCGTCCGAGATAGCCTACGACTACTGGACTCTCGTGCGGTCGCTGGAGGCGATCGGCCACCGTGCGGCGTTCGGGGTGAACTGGGACCCCTCGCACATGATGTGGCAGCAGATCGACGTGGTCTCGTTCATCTGGGAGTTCCGCGAGCGCATCTACCACGTGGACTGCAAGGACACCCGGGTGCGCCCGGCCGGTGGCCGCAGCGGTGTGCTCGGCTCGCACCTGACCTGGGGAGACCCGCGCCGGGGCTGGGATTTCGTCTCCACCGGGCACGGCGACGTGCCCTGGGAGGACGCCTTCCGCGCCCTGCACGCGATCGGCTACGACGGGCCGATCTCGGTCGAGTGGGAGGACGCCGGCATGGACCGGCTGCACGGTGCCGCCGAGGCGGTGAAGTTCGTGCGGTCGCTGTTGTGGGAGCCCCCGGCGGCGTCGTTCGACGCCGCGTTCAGCAACCAGTGACCTGGCGGATGCGCCCGGATCTTCCGGGTGTGTCCGTCCGGGCGGGGCGTCCCCGGTCGGCGCCGGCCGGTGGCGTCCGACACGCAGGGTGATCGCCCGGCCCGGCTCGCCGGTGCCCGGAGGACACGCTTTCGGCCCCCTGGCGTGATCCTCACCGAGGCCGGACCCGGCGAACCGCCACGGATCGGCCGGGTCCGCGGCGACCCGATCGGGGTACCCGCTACCACCGGTCGTGTGGCGGCGGCCCCGAACCGGGCCCCCGGCGTTCACCGCCCCCGTGCCCCGTCCGACGCCATCCCCTGAGCGGCCGAGCCTTGAGCGGTCGCCAGAAAGCTTCGGCTGAGGGGGCCTTCGAGATGGGGCGGCTTTCCAAGTGGGTGGCGGCCGGTGTCGTGGTCTGCCTGGCCGGGCTGTTCGGGCTGGTGGCCAGTGCCGGGTCGGCCGACGCGGCGATCACCAAGGCATTCGGCCTGCGGTACCAGACCGACGACACCGGTGACATCCTGCTGCGCGGCAACAGTCTGGTGACCTGTCCCGCGGCCGCGACGAACTGCCTCGCCGCCCGGAGCAACTCGCTCACCGGCACCCCGATGAACAACAACGCCTACTCGATGGAGTACGTCGACAACGACAGCGACTCCTCCACGGTGTCGAGCTCCACCGCGAACGTCGCGCTGCCGGCCGGGGCCACGGTCAAGTTCGCCGGGCTGTACTGGTCGGGCTACAGCACGGCCGGCAACGGCCGCACCGCCCCGTCGGGCGTGACGAAGAAGAACGAGCTGCTGTTCAAGGTCCCGGGCGGGGCGTACGAGACGATCACCGCCGCCCCGGCGTCGGACTTCCCGGTCGACGGCACCGCGTCGAACGGCACGCCGTACCTGGCGTTCGCCGACGTCACCGCCAAGGTGCAGACCTCGGGCGACTACACGGCCGCCAACATCTACGCGGCCACCGGCCCGGACGCCTACGCCGCCTGGGCCCTGGTGCTGGTGATCCGGGACCCCACCCTGCCGCAGCGGCACATGGTGGTGTTCGACGGTTTCGGCACGATCGAGAGCGGCGACACGTCCCTCGACATCGGGCTGACCGGCCTGTCCACGCCGCCCTCCGGGGCGATCGACGTGCGGCTCGGGGCAGTGGTTTTCGAGGGTGACGCCGGGCTGACCGGGGACCAGTTCCAGTTCATCCCGCCGAGCGGCGCCACGACGGTGCTGAGCAATGCCGTGAACCCGGCGGACAACCCGTTCAACTCCACCGTCTCCGACAACGGCGTGGACGTGGCCGGCCGGGTGCCGGACGGCAACACCTTCGGGTTCGACGCCGACGTGTTCCAGTCCTCGGCCCTGATCGGCCCCTCGGAGAGCACGGCGACGCTGCGGATGAGCACCTCCGGCGAGACCTTCTTCCCGGCCGTGGCCTCGTTCGTGTCCAACATCTACGCGCCGCGGCTGGACCTGGTGCGCTCGGCGTCGGTGACGGACGGCTCGGGTGACAGCCGTACCCGGCCGGGTGACCTGATCAGGTACACGATCAAGGTCACCAACAACGGGCAGGCGGATTCCACCGGCACCCGGATCACCGACGCGATCCCGGCCGGAACCGACTACGTGGCAGGGTCTTTACAGGTGGACGGCGCGGCCGTCAGTGACGCGGCCGACACCGACACCGGCGAGCTGTCGAGCGGCACCCTGGCGGTGCGGCTGGGGACCGGCGCCGGCGGCAGCGGCGGTTCGGGCGGCACCCTGGCGCCGGCCGCCGCCACCACGGTCACCTACGTGGTGCGGGTCACCGGTCAGTACACCACCGGCGGCGCGATCACCGGCGTCACCGGCGCCACCTACTCCGACCCGCAGTCCCGCTCGTTCTCCACCTCGTCGAACACCACCTCGACCACGGTGGACCCGGCACGCACCGACCTGACCGTGACCCAGACGACGAGCCCGGCCGTGGTGCAGGCGAGCGGTTCACGCACCGTGTCGTGGGCGGTGAAGGTGACGAACAACGGTCCCGACACCGAGACCGCCCCGGTGCTGAAGGAGACGCTGCCGACCGGGGTCACCGGGGTCAGCGTGAGCGGTGCCACGTGCACCCTGGCGAGCGGCACCTACACCTGCCCGCTGTCCTCCCTGGCCGACGACGCCTCCACCACCGTCACTTTCACCGCCACGCTGCCCGCCACGGCGAGCGACCCGTCGGCGGCGTCCGCGGTGGTCTCCGGCGCCGGCACCGACCCGGTCACCGGCAACAACACGAACTCGACCGGTGTGGGCGTCAATGCCCCGCCGGACGCGACCGGCGACCTGGCGGCGCTGAACTCCCCGTCCCTGTCGACGGACATCGACGTGCTGGCCAACGACGACGACCCGGACGCGGCGGACACGCTGACGCTCTCGTCGGTGACCGCCCCGGCCCACGGCACGGCGACGATCGTCGGCGGCAAGGTGAACTACACGCTCGACGACGTGGACTTCATCGGTACCGACACCTTCACCTACACCACCTGCGACGGCCGTGGGGGGTGCGACACCGCGACCGTGTCGGTGGCCGTGAACGACCACCGGAGAGCGGATCTGAAGGTGACCCAGGTGGCCGCGCCGACCGTGGTGCAGCGCGGCGGCAGCCTCGCGGTCACCTGGAACGCGACCGTCGTCAACCAGGGGCCGCAGAGCGAGCCCAGCCCGGTGCTGGTGCAGAAGCTGCCCACCGGCGTCACCGGGGTGACCGCCACCGGGGCCACCTGCACCACGTCGGGCACCACGCTCACCTGTGCGCTGGGTGCGCTGGCGAGCGGGGCGTCGGCCACGGTGAAGTTCGCCGCGACGCTGCCCTCGACCGCGACCGACCCCTCCAGCGCGACCGCGACGGTGTCCGGCGCGATCGCCGACCCGGACGCGTCCAACAACGCCGTCACCACGCCGATCGGTGTGAACCGTTCCCCGGTGGCCACTTCCGACACCGGAAGCCTGCCCGCGGACGTCCTCACGGCGGACCTGGACGCCACGAAGAACGACACCGACCCGGACGGCGACACGCTGACGATCAGCTCGGTGACCTCGCCCGCGCACGGCAGCGCCTCGATCGTCGGCGGCAGGATCCGTTACACGCTGACCGACAGCACCTTCGTCGGGGACGAGACGTTCAGCTACACGGTGTGCGACGGGCGCGGTGCCTGTGACAGCGCGTCGGTGACGGTGGCTGTGGCCGACCACGAGGTCGCCGACCTCGGCGTGACCCAGACCGCGGGCCCGAAGGTGCTGCAACGGGACGGTTCCCGGGTGGCCACCTGGACGGCGACGGTGCGCAACGCCGGGCCGGAACGCGCCCTGGCGCCGGTGCTGACGCAGACCCTGCCGGCCGGGGTGACGGGGGTGGCCACCTCGCTGGCCGCGTGCACCGTCAGCGGTGTGGTGGCGACCTGCCCGCTGACCGGGCTGGACAGCGGGGAGACCACCGAGATCACCTTCACCGCAACGGTTCCCGCGGATGCCGCCGACCCGGCCACGGCCAGTGCCGCGGTGAAGGGCGGATCGCCCGACCCGGACAGCACGAACAACACCGCGACGGCGTCGGTCGCGCTGAACACGCCGCCGGTGGCCACCGACGACGCGGCCACGCTGGGCTCGTCGGTGCTGAGGATGACGATCGACGCGCTGGCCGGGGTGAGTGACGCCGACGACGACCCGCTGACGCTGAAGAGTGTGGGCAAGCCGGCCCACGGCACCGCGACGATCGTGGACGGCAAGATCCGGTATCTGCTCACCGACACCGACTTCACCGGTGAGGACACCTTCAGCTACGTGGCCTGTGACGACCGTTCCGGCTGCGACACCGCGCAGATCACCGTGACGGTGGCCGGCCGGCAGCACGAGCCGTCCGCGACGGGTGACACCGCGACGGTCGTGACCGGGTCGACGGTGAAGATCGACGTGCTGGCGAACGACACCGACGCCGACGGCGGCACGCTGACGCTCAAGCGGATCACCCGGGCCCCGGAGCACGGCACCGCGAAGGTGGTGAAGGGCAAGATCGTGTACACGCCGGACGACGGGTACGTGGGCACCGACACGGTGCGCTACGAGGTCTGCGACTCCGGCGGGCTGTGCTCCCAGGCCACCGCGAAGATCGCGGTGACCGCGCAGCCGCCGGTGCTGAAGCCGGACACCGGTGACGTGCGGCCGGGCGGGTCCACGCTCATCGACGTGCTCGGCAACGACAGCGATCCGGCCGGGTACCCGCTGGGCAGCGTGACGATCATCCGGTACCCGGGCACCGGGACCGCCACGGTCAAGGGCAACCAGATCCGCTACCAGGCGCCGTCCGGGCTGAAGGCCGGGACCGAGGTGACCATCGGCTACCAGGTCTGCAACAAGGCCGGTGCCTGCTCGGACGGCGAGGTGGTGCTGACGGTGGCCGGCACCCCGGTCAGCGGCGGCGGCCTGGCGTTCACCGGTACGCGCATGCTGGGGCCGGTCGCGGTCACCGGGATCACGCTGATCCTCGCCGGGCTGATGACCCACCGGCTGGTGGCCCGGCCCCGCGAGCGGGTGAGGGTGCGGACGCACGGCCGGCACAAGGCATGAGCCGGGCCGTGCGGGTGTGGCCGCTGCGGGGGCGGCTGGTGCCGAGGTGGCCGGGGCTGGGGTGGCTGGTGCCGAGGTGGCCGGGGCTGCTGGGGCTGCCGGGGCTGCCGGGGCCGGGACCGAGCGGGTGGCGGCCGTGACCGAGTACCCGGTGCGGCACCGGGTGGCCCGGCACAAGGCGCCGGCCCCACCCCGGGCCCGGCTGCGGATCGTGCCGGTGCGTCCCGGGCCGGCGTCCCTCGCCACGCTGGCCGTGGTCGCCGGGGTGGTCCTGCTGCTGGGGGCCGGGGGCTGGCTGCTGTGGAGCCGGCACGTCGGCGAGCAGCGGGCCGGGCAGACGGTGGAGGCGCTGCGCCAGGAGTGGCGGGACACCCCGGTCACCGGGGCGCGGACCCCCGGGCCGGCCGGT
Coding sequences within it:
- a CDS encoding Gfo/Idh/MocA family protein encodes the protein MTTDIADVPARLRHGIVGTGFMGQVHARAIAAGGGELTGVASGTLEQAREGARALGAGQAFADWSGLVSSDQVDVVHVCAPNAVHAEITLAALAAGKHVVCEKPLAVSVEQAVKVTDAAADSGRVAVVPFVYRFHPMVREARARVAAGQVGRLNVVHGSYLQDWLLGADDDNWRVSSATGGPSRAFADIGSHWCDLLEFVTGSRITALSARLATVNGSRGSTSAVDTEDVAVVQFETDAGVLGSTVISQVSAGRKNRLSLEISGSAATLAFDQENPEQLWEGRREGSLLHVRDPQTLSAAAAPYAVLPAGHAQGYQDCFNALVRDTHAAINGENTDGLPRFTDGLRAVRLADAVLASARERSWITVENH
- a CDS encoding ROK family protein yields the protein MSEVRASGVPERLPETVWLQVPPLSARVSPETIASTLARLISSGTATSKADLGRVTGLARSTVDTGIRALESIGAVRVGGLQHLAGRGRPAEALEIAPDFGRVLVADCGAQQVRLAVFDLGQNLLGSADLQLAMADGPGPVLDTLTGEAARLLAGIPGGATRLITVVGLPGPVDDRHGTVVRPPIMPGWDGYRVSGHIRERLGGRVTLENDVNLRALGEARARPPSPGPLLFVKIGTGIGAGLVTADGQLLRGADGAAGDIGHVRVPDATAVCACGNTGCLEAVAGLGALSRAAAGPAGGGPDAADDFLRALVHREPAALEAVQRSATAIGEVLASLVHMFNPSHIVLGGRLAEATDELLAGVRSVVYRRALPLATRNLTITGSLQPDDAGCAGGFVIGAEQFLRPEVLLERMAE
- a CDS encoding sugar phosphate isomerase/epimerase family protein, with the translated sequence MDQTPARQPVTLFTGQWADLPFEEVARLAASWGYDGLEIAASGDHLDLRRADEDPAYVRSRLDILDRHGLKVYAISNHLAGQAVCDDPIDFRHEAILRPYVWGDGDAEGVRQRAAEDMKRSARVARKLGVDTVVGFTGSRIWPYVAMFPPVPSSVIDAGYQDFADRWNPILDVFDDQGVRFAHEVHPSEIAYDYWTLVRSLEAIGHRAAFGVNWDPSHMMWQQIDVVSFIWEFRERIYHVDCKDTRVRPAGGRSGVLGSHLTWGDPRRGWDFVSTGHGDVPWEDAFRALHAIGYDGPISVEWEDAGMDRLHGAAEAVKFVRSLLWEPPAASFDAAFSNQ
- a CDS encoding Ig-like domain-containing protein, with product MGRLSKWVAAGVVVCLAGLFGLVASAGSADAAITKAFGLRYQTDDTGDILLRGNSLVTCPAAATNCLAARSNSLTGTPMNNNAYSMEYVDNDSDSSTVSSSTANVALPAGATVKFAGLYWSGYSTAGNGRTAPSGVTKKNELLFKVPGGAYETITAAPASDFPVDGTASNGTPYLAFADVTAKVQTSGDYTAANIYAATGPDAYAAWALVLVIRDPTLPQRHMVVFDGFGTIESGDTSLDIGLTGLSTPPSGAIDVRLGAVVFEGDAGLTGDQFQFIPPSGATTVLSNAVNPADNPFNSTVSDNGVDVAGRVPDGNTFGFDADVFQSSALIGPSESTATLRMSTSGETFFPAVASFVSNIYAPRLDLVRSASVTDGSGDSRTRPGDLIRYTIKVTNNGQADSTGTRITDAIPAGTDYVAGSLQVDGAAVSDAADTDTGELSSGTLAVRLGTGAGGSGGSGGTLAPAAATTVTYVVRVTGQYTTGGAITGVTGATYSDPQSRSFSTSSNTTSTTVDPARTDLTVTQTTSPAVVQASGSRTVSWAVKVTNNGPDTETAPVLKETLPTGVTGVSVSGATCTLASGTYTCPLSSLADDASTTVTFTATLPATASDPSAASAVVSGAGTDPVTGNNTNSTGVGVNAPPDATGDLAALNSPSLSTDIDVLANDDDPDAADTLTLSSVTAPAHGTATIVGGKVNYTLDDVDFIGTDTFTYTTCDGRGGCDTATVSVAVNDHRRADLKVTQVAAPTVVQRGGSLAVTWNATVVNQGPQSEPSPVLVQKLPTGVTGVTATGATCTTSGTTLTCALGALASGASATVKFAATLPSTATDPSSATATVSGAIADPDASNNAVTTPIGVNRSPVATSDTGSLPADVLTADLDATKNDTDPDGDTLTISSVTSPAHGSASIVGGRIRYTLTDSTFVGDETFSYTVCDGRGACDSASVTVAVADHEVADLGVTQTAGPKVLQRDGSRVATWTATVRNAGPERALAPVLTQTLPAGVTGVATSLAACTVSGVVATCPLTGLDSGETTEITFTATVPADAADPATASAAVKGGSPDPDSTNNTATASVALNTPPVATDDAATLGSSVLRMTIDALAGVSDADDDPLTLKSVGKPAHGTATIVDGKIRYLLTDTDFTGEDTFSYVACDDRSGCDTAQITVTVAGRQHEPSATGDTATVVTGSTVKIDVLANDTDADGGTLTLKRITRAPEHGTAKVVKGKIVYTPDDGYVGTDTVRYEVCDSGGLCSQATAKIAVTAQPPVLKPDTGDVRPGGSTLIDVLGNDSDPAGYPLGSVTIIRYPGTGTATVKGNQIRYQAPSGLKAGTEVTIGYQVCNKAGACSDGEVVLTVAGTPVSGGGLAFTGTRMLGPVAVTGITLILAGLMTHRLVARPRERVRVRTHGRHKA